One Paraburkholderia aromaticivorans genomic region harbors:
- a CDS encoding carbon-nitrogen hydrolase family protein codes for MLQLELAQIPVVDGAVGVDGANVQRVLQIIGQRSAETDLIVFPETTLSGFPTRDNVREVAEAIDGPSLTAVRHAAREARVAVAVGLAERDGSRFFNTTVLVDERGEIALRYRKTHLWASDVGVFEPGDRYEVCSFKGMTVGLLICYDIEFPETARAVASLGADLLIVTNGNMDPFGPVHRRAIVARAMENQMFAALVNRIGPGDDNLTFPGESALIDPFGDVVSDAGQQETVLRATLDRARLEGAREHYRYLHDARISLDLATEDGVQGQRARVIRAR; via the coding sequence ATGCTTCAACTCGAACTGGCACAGATTCCCGTCGTGGATGGCGCTGTGGGCGTCGACGGCGCGAACGTGCAACGCGTGCTGCAAATCATCGGCCAGCGTTCGGCCGAAACCGATCTGATCGTGTTTCCCGAAACCACGCTGTCGGGCTTCCCCACACGGGATAACGTACGTGAAGTGGCGGAAGCCATCGACGGTCCGTCGCTCACCGCGGTGCGCCATGCAGCACGCGAAGCACGCGTGGCGGTGGCGGTGGGCCTCGCCGAGCGCGACGGCAGCCGCTTTTTCAATACCACGGTGCTGGTCGACGAACGCGGCGAGATCGCGCTGCGCTATCGCAAGACCCACCTGTGGGCCTCGGACGTCGGCGTGTTCGAACCGGGCGACCGCTACGAAGTATGCAGCTTCAAGGGCATGACCGTCGGTCTGCTGATCTGCTACGACATCGAATTTCCCGAAACGGCGCGCGCGGTTGCCTCGCTCGGCGCTGACCTGCTAATCGTGACCAACGGCAACATGGACCCATTCGGGCCCGTGCATCGCCGGGCCATCGTGGCGCGCGCCATGGAAAACCAGATGTTCGCGGCGCTCGTCAATCGTATCGGTCCCGGCGACGACAACCTGACGTTTCCCGGCGAATCGGCGCTGATCGATCCGTTCGGCGACGTGGTGAGCGACGCGGGCCAGCAGGAAACCGTGCTGCGCGCGACGCTCGACCGCGCGCGTCTCGAAGGCGCGCGCGAACACTACCGTTACCTGCACGACGCGCGCATCTCGCTCGATCTTGCCACGGAAGACGGCGTGCAGGGCCAACGCGCGCGCGTGATTCGCGCGCGCTGA
- a CDS encoding SRPBCC family protein produces the protein MTWMHPGGADVVRVEMDVRIDGRYAIVYRKPDGNEVEVGGQYLEVVPDRKLVFTWVWRYSPEHESQVTLLLEPDGDATWLTLTHERLADDAQREDHRRGWTDGIDSLERYVA, from the coding sequence ATGACGTGGATGCATCCGGGCGGCGCGGACGTGGTGCGCGTGGAAATGGATGTGCGCATCGACGGACGTTACGCGATCGTCTATCGCAAGCCGGACGGCAACGAGGTCGAAGTCGGCGGCCAATATCTGGAGGTGGTGCCCGACCGCAAGCTCGTCTTCACATGGGTGTGGCGCTACAGCCCGGAACATGAATCGCAGGTCACGCTGCTGCTGGAGCCGGATGGCGACGCCACATGGCTCACGCTCACGCACGAACGTCTCGCCGACGACGCGCAGCGCGAGGATCATCGCCGCGGCTGGACCGATGGAATCGATTCGCTGGAACGCTACGTGGCGTGA
- a CDS encoding NAD-dependent epimerase/dehydratase family protein yields the protein MKIFITGASGFIGGSIAAHLARSGHTVRGLIRNADHSAELKRLGIEPMIGTLDDRALLIAEAQAADAVINAASSDHEGAVKALIDGLAGSGKTFLHTSGSSIVGDASGGEAGQARIYHEDALPEPTPDKVARVAIDLLVLNSAKLNIRSAVFCNTLIYGHGAVPGSASVQLPRLVRQAQKSGVVRHVGSGGNIWSNVFIDDVAELYRLALDKTPPGTFYFVESGEASFRDMSAAIARAMKLGEPQDWPLEDAQKEWGYEMASYGLGSNSRVRGERARTLLGWQPKRTSVIDWIEHDMMSSEQTSSAA from the coding sequence TTGAAGATTTTCATCACAGGTGCAAGCGGTTTTATCGGCGGTTCGATTGCGGCGCATCTCGCGCGCAGCGGCCACACCGTGCGCGGTTTGATCCGCAACGCCGACCATAGCGCCGAGCTGAAGCGGCTCGGCATCGAACCCATGATCGGCACGCTCGACGACCGCGCGTTGCTGATTGCCGAAGCGCAAGCCGCCGACGCCGTCATCAACGCCGCGAGCAGCGATCATGAAGGCGCGGTGAAGGCGCTGATCGACGGACTCGCCGGCTCCGGCAAAACGTTCCTGCATACGAGCGGTTCGAGCATCGTCGGCGATGCGTCGGGCGGCGAAGCGGGTCAGGCGCGCATCTATCACGAAGACGCGCTGCCCGAGCCGACGCCCGACAAAGTGGCGCGCGTCGCGATCGACCTGCTGGTGCTCAATTCAGCCAAGCTGAATATCCGCTCGGCGGTGTTCTGCAACACGCTGATCTACGGCCATGGCGCAGTGCCGGGCAGCGCGAGCGTGCAACTGCCGCGCCTCGTGCGTCAGGCGCAAAAGAGCGGCGTGGTGCGTCATGTGGGCAGCGGCGGCAATATCTGGTCGAACGTCTTTATCGACGACGTCGCCGAACTGTATCGACTCGCGCTGGATAAAACGCCGCCGGGCACGTTCTACTTCGTCGAAAGCGGCGAGGCGTCGTTCCGCGACATGAGCGCCGCGATTGCGCGCGCGATGAAGCTCGGCGAGCCGCAAGACTGGCCGCTCGAAGACGCGCAAAAGGAATGGGGCTACGAAATGGCCTCGTACGGCCTCGGCTCGAATAGCCGCGTGCGCGGTGAGCGCGCCCGCACGCTGCTTGGATGGCAACCGAAGCGCACTTCCGTGATCGACTGGATCGAACACGACATGATGTCTTCCGAGCAGACTTCGTCCGCGGCGTAA
- a CDS encoding MFS transporter, whose amino-acid sequence MDYSATPQPAGTDALSMQSTPAAQPVERTSHAKAIAAITLGNGLEFFDFTIYSFFATIIGKLYFPVEGQLAQLMLAVGTFGVGFIMRPVGGIVLGGYADRAGRKAAMSLTLWLMTLGSAIIAFAPTYAAIGIAAPLLVILARLIQGFALGGEIGASTSLLLEYGSDKTRGFYGSWQFVSQGLNTVCGSLLGVALAAALSTAALESWGWRVPFVIGMAMGPIGIYIRRHLNETLPGVEDGTAASQPNSQPGLQPASQPVRKLFRDHSRVITTGVLTTIGGTAANYIVLFYLSTYAIRILHLPMSSALWAAWTAAVVTVICSPFAGSLSDRVGRKRVLWVSRVLLIVAVYPAFMMINASPTVPVLLSVVAGLAVLVAFTAVPNIVMLPEMFPREIRATGMSIVYCLGVSIFGGFAQFFATWLIQVSGSNLAPAWYLIGCGVVSLLPLPFMRETAGRDIG is encoded by the coding sequence ATGGACTATTCCGCCACACCGCAACCCGCAGGCACCGACGCGTTGAGCATGCAGAGCACGCCGGCCGCGCAGCCTGTCGAACGCACGAGCCACGCCAAGGCGATTGCCGCGATCACGCTGGGCAACGGCCTCGAGTTTTTCGACTTCACGATCTATAGCTTCTTCGCGACGATCATCGGCAAGCTGTATTTTCCGGTGGAAGGACAGCTTGCGCAGTTGATGCTGGCGGTCGGCACGTTCGGCGTCGGTTTCATCATGCGGCCGGTGGGCGGCATCGTGCTCGGTGGGTATGCCGATCGCGCGGGCCGCAAGGCCGCGATGAGCCTCACACTGTGGCTGATGACGCTCGGCTCCGCGATCATCGCGTTTGCGCCGACGTATGCGGCGATCGGTATTGCCGCGCCGCTGCTGGTGATTCTCGCGCGGTTGATTCAGGGCTTTGCGCTGGGTGGCGAGATCGGTGCGTCGACGTCGTTGCTGCTGGAGTATGGCAGCGATAAGACGCGTGGGTTCTACGGCAGTTGGCAGTTCGTGAGCCAAGGATTGAACACGGTGTGCGGATCGCTGCTCGGCGTCGCGTTGGCGGCGGCGCTCTCGACCGCGGCGCTTGAGAGTTGGGGATGGCGCGTGCCGTTTGTGATCGGCATGGCGATGGGGCCGATTGGGATCTATATTCGGCGGCATCTGAATGAGACGCTGCCTGGCGTTGAAGATGGCACGGCGGCTTCACAGCCTAATTCGCAGCCGGGTTTGCAGCCTGCTTCGCAGCCGGTGCGCAAGCTGTTTCGCGACCATTCGCGCGTGATCACGACGGGTGTGCTGACGACGATCGGCGGGACGGCGGCGAACTATATCGTGCTGTTTTATTTGTCCACCTATGCGATCAGGATTTTGCATTTGCCGATGTCGTCGGCGCTCTGGGCTGCGTGGACTGCTGCAGTGGTGACGGTGATCTGTTCGCCGTTTGCTGGATCGTTGTCCGATCGCGTTGGGCGTAAGCGCGTGTTGTGGGTTTCGCGTGTGTTGCTGATTGTGGCGGTGTATCCGGCGTTCATGATGATCAATGCTTCGCCGACGGTGCCGGTTTTGTTGTCCGTGGTTGCGGGTTTGGCTGTGCTCGTTGCGTTTACCGCTGTGCCTAATATCGTCATGCTGCCGGAGATGTTTCCTCGGGAGATTCGTGCTACTGGGATGTCGATTGTTTATTGTCTCGGGGTTTCTATCTTCGGTGGGTTTGCGCAGTTTTTTGCTACGTGGTTGATTCAGGTTTCTGGGAGTAATCTCGCGCCGGCGTGGTATCTGATTGGGTGCGGGGTGGTTTCTTTGTTGCCGTTGCCGTTTATGCGGGAGACGGCGGGAAGGGATATTGGGTAG
- a CDS encoding ArsR/SmtB family transcription factor produces the protein MVKFNEALLDRTFAALSDPTRRALLARLSSKDLSVSELAEPFAMSLPAVMKHLDVLSEAGLITRSKTGRTVACRLSAGPMEEAMEWLGRYQRFWSESLDRLAVFVEEEQAPCPPSPASPSSGVSTPRQPKSSAPGRNRRNS, from the coding sequence ATGGTTAAGTTTAACGAAGCGCTACTGGATCGCACCTTTGCCGCGCTGTCCGACCCGACACGGCGTGCGTTGCTCGCGCGTCTATCGTCGAAAGATCTGTCGGTCAGCGAACTCGCCGAGCCGTTTGCGATGTCCTTGCCCGCTGTGATGAAACACCTCGACGTATTGAGCGAGGCGGGTCTCATCACGCGCAGCAAAACCGGCCGCACGGTGGCGTGCCGCCTGTCCGCCGGGCCGATGGAAGAAGCCATGGAATGGCTTGGCCGCTATCAGCGTTTCTGGTCCGAATCACTCGATCGTCTGGCCGTTTTCGTCGAAGAGGAGCAAGCCCCATGTCCGCCCAGCCCAGCCTCACCCTCCAGCGGCGTCTCAACGCCGCGCCAGCCAAAGTCTTCCGCGCCTGGACGGAACCGGCGCAATTCATGA
- a CDS encoding DUF899 domain-containing protein, producing the protein MEPQHRIASRDEWLAASRTLLAEEKAHMRASDELADKRRALPWVKVDKTYTFDTPQGRKTLADLFDGRSQLIVYHFMLGADWEEGCVGCSFLSDHMTGIVTHLEHHDVSYVTVSHAPLAKIEGFRKRMGWTFPWVSSAGSDFNFDYHVSFTPEQLASKKAFYNFTEQDVGIDEQHGHSVFYKDEMGDVYHTYSVYGRGDERFINTYAHLDVTPKGRNEAGSLTDWVRHHDRYEEKSQGGCAACDS; encoded by the coding sequence ATGGAACCGCAACACCGTATTGCCTCACGAGACGAATGGCTGGCCGCCAGCAGGACATTGCTAGCCGAGGAAAAAGCGCACATGCGCGCCAGCGACGAACTCGCGGACAAACGCCGCGCGCTGCCCTGGGTGAAGGTCGACAAAACGTATACCTTCGATACGCCGCAGGGACGCAAGACGCTCGCCGATCTGTTCGATGGACGCAGCCAGTTGATCGTTTATCACTTCATGCTGGGCGCGGATTGGGAAGAGGGCTGCGTCGGCTGCTCGTTCCTGTCGGATCACATGACGGGGATCGTCACGCATCTCGAGCATCACGATGTGTCGTACGTGACGGTGTCGCATGCGCCGCTCGCGAAGATCGAGGGTTTCAGGAAACGCATGGGCTGGACCTTCCCGTGGGTGTCATCGGCCGGCAGCGATTTCAATTTCGACTATCACGTGTCGTTCACGCCCGAACAACTGGCGAGCAAGAAAGCGTTCTACAACTTCACCGAGCAGGACGTCGGCATCGACGAGCAACACGGTCATAGCGTGTTTTATAAGGACGAGATGGGCGACGTGTATCACACGTATTCTGTCTATGGACGCGGCGACGAACGCTTCATCAACACCTACGCGCATCTGGACGTCACGCCGAAAGGCCGCAATGAAGCCGGCAGTCTGACCGACTGGGTCAGGCATCACGACCGCTACGAAGAGAAGTCGCAAGGCGGCTGCGCCGCATGTGATTCTTGA
- a CDS encoding PRC-barrel domain-containing protein, which yields MSGGFSRPAWRLLILAVFALFALSGCSLLWGPQQAPIVEATVMPVEPASAPVAASAPEPVETEAAEPEQSKKPKKPVVKPHKVEPPPPVVTAPPPPPPPPPPLIVLRTIERNEAHALLDSEVQKPDGKVVGRAVDLIADAGGKPREMVVNLQGFLGVGDRKVSFPWSAFRFTPTAKAAPITLNAAAVPANAAKAAAVAVQLPLIDATVERSNGAKVGRVIDVLIDANAQPQAVVLDVNGMVSTERRTIAANWSALRFVTKDKELHPLIDLSDAQINATPPYASDKPIRAVSPAPPPAPAPAPASAPAAVAAPAAAATSTAVSNARAAR from the coding sequence ATGAGCGGCGGTTTTTCGCGTCCTGCCTGGCGTCTTTTGATTCTTGCTGTCTTCGCGCTGTTCGCGCTGTCCGGTTGCAGCCTGCTGTGGGGCCCGCAGCAGGCGCCGATCGTCGAAGCCACGGTGATGCCGGTCGAGCCCGCCAGCGCGCCGGTGGCCGCCTCCGCGCCAGAACCGGTCGAGACCGAAGCGGCCGAACCCGAGCAATCGAAAAAGCCGAAGAAGCCGGTCGTCAAGCCGCACAAGGTCGAGCCCCCGCCACCTGTTGTCACGGCTCCTCCGCCGCCCCCGCCGCCGCCCCCGCCGCTGATCGTGCTGCGCACCATCGAGCGCAACGAGGCGCACGCGCTGCTCGACAGCGAAGTGCAGAAGCCCGACGGCAAAGTGGTCGGACGCGCCGTCGATCTGATCGCGGACGCCGGCGGCAAGCCGCGTGAGATGGTCGTGAACCTGCAAGGCTTCCTGGGTGTCGGCGACCGCAAGGTGAGCTTCCCGTGGAGCGCGTTCCGCTTCACGCCGACAGCGAAAGCCGCCCCCATCACGCTCAATGCCGCCGCGGTTCCGGCGAACGCAGCCAAGGCCGCCGCGGTTGCCGTGCAATTGCCGCTGATCGACGCCACTGTCGAGCGCTCGAACGGCGCCAAGGTCGGCCGCGTGATCGACGTGCTGATCGATGCGAACGCGCAACCGCAGGCGGTCGTGCTCGACGTCAACGGCATGGTCAGCACCGAACGGCGCACGATTGCCGCCAACTGGTCGGCGCTGCGCTTCGTCACGAAGGATAAGGAGTTGCATCCGCTCATTGATCTGAGCGATGCGCAGATCAACGCGACACCGCCTTACGCTAGCGACAAACCGATTCGCGCGGTGTCGCCGGCGCCACCGCCTGCACCTGCGCCCGCTCCTGCTTCCGCGCCCGCCGCTGTTGCGGCGCCGGCCGCCGCGGCCACGTCCACGGCGGTGTCCAACGCACGGGCGGCCCGATGA
- a CDS encoding MFS transporter — protein sequence MIGRTLVTARSLRALDWLNFFVANVQTGFGPFIASYLASHKWTQGEIGMALSVGTISAMVSQVPGGAAVDALRNKKGAAAWAIIAIILSAVLLAVSPTVLPVIAAEVFHGFASCMLTPALAAISFALVGRANLGDRLGRNARWASIGSAVAAGLMGVFGEYYSPRAVFWLTAALAVPALFALTMIQRTDTVELPRSGPTPQQIERRESLRELLRDKRMLLFAACIVLFHLSNAAMLNLAAGEVTAGMGDNVQLVIAACIIVPQAIVAMMSPWVGRSAERWGRRPILLLGFSALPIRALLFAGISSPYLLVPVQMLDGLSAAVFGVMLPLIAADVAGGKGRYNLCIGLFGLAAGIGATLSTTAAGFVADHFGNAVSFFGLAAAGALAVLLVWAAMPETRDAAAEDEAPVADGGKSAAR from the coding sequence ATGATAGGCCGCACTCTGGTAACGGCGCGCAGCTTGCGCGCGCTCGATTGGCTGAATTTTTTCGTCGCCAATGTGCAAACGGGTTTTGGACCGTTCATCGCGTCCTATCTCGCCTCGCATAAATGGACGCAGGGCGAGATCGGCATGGCGCTTTCGGTGGGCACGATCAGCGCGATGGTGAGCCAGGTGCCCGGCGGCGCCGCCGTCGATGCCTTGCGCAACAAGAAAGGCGCGGCGGCCTGGGCGATCATCGCGATCATCCTGAGCGCGGTGCTGCTGGCCGTCAGTCCGACGGTGCTGCCGGTGATCGCCGCCGAGGTCTTTCACGGCTTCGCGAGCTGCATGCTGACGCCCGCGCTCGCCGCGATCTCGTTCGCGCTGGTGGGACGGGCGAATCTCGGCGACCGGCTGGGACGCAACGCGCGTTGGGCATCGATCGGCAGCGCGGTCGCGGCCGGCCTGATGGGCGTGTTCGGCGAATACTATTCGCCGCGCGCGGTGTTCTGGCTGACCGCCGCGCTCGCCGTGCCCGCGCTGTTCGCGTTGACGATGATCCAGCGCACCGACACCGTCGAGCTTCCCAGGTCCGGGCCGACGCCGCAGCAGATCGAGCGGCGCGAGAGCCTGCGCGAGTTGCTGCGCGACAAGCGGATGCTGCTGTTCGCCGCGTGCATCGTGCTGTTCCATTTGTCGAATGCGGCGATGCTGAATCTCGCCGCCGGCGAAGTGACGGCCGGCATGGGCGACAACGTGCAGCTCGTGATCGCGGCGTGCATCATCGTGCCGCAGGCGATCGTGGCGATGATGTCGCCGTGGGTCGGACGCTCGGCCGAGCGATGGGGGCGTCGGCCGATTCTGCTGCTCGGGTTTTCGGCGTTGCCGATACGGGCGTTGTTGTTTGCCGGGATTAGCAGCCCCTATTTGCTGGTGCCGGTGCAGATGCTCGATGGGTTGAGCGCTGCGGTGTTTGGGGTGATGCTGCCGTTGATTGCCGCCGATGTGGCTGGCGGTAAGGGGCGTTATAACCTGTGTATTGGGTTGTTTGGGTTGGCGGCTGGGATTGGGGCTACGTTAAGTACTACCGCTGCTGGGTTTGTCGCCGATCACTTTGGCAATGCGGTGAGCTTTTTTGGGTTGGCCGCGGCTGGGGCGTTGGCTGTTTTGCTGGTGTGGGCGGCGATGCCGGAGACTCGCGATGCGGCGGCTGAGGATGAGGCGCCGGTGGCGGATGGGGGGAAGTCGGCGGCTCGGTGA
- a CDS encoding APC family permease, with protein sequence MTSSSPAAEPAAPRSAHLKRTLGLPSVLLFGLAYMAPLIVYGTYGVLASASQDTAALAYLIALIAIVFTALSYGKLARLFPVAGSAYTYTRKTFNPHLGFMIGWATLLDYFFLPMVIWLIGAAYLSAAFPHVPSWIWIVAFIVLTSALNILGLELANRFNIVLMVVQLAIVALFVVLCCHYVTAAVGPGGLISAEPFFKPHVPFSATMAGAAIAAYSYLGFDAVSTLTEETIAPEKTMPRAIVLIALIGGAIFVIAAYTVQLAHPGAVFKDPDSAAFEVARKVGGDIFVTVFLAGLILAQFASGISAQASVGRLLYAMGRDEVLPKRIFGFVHPKFKTPALNIAIAGAIGLVALKLDVATSTSFINFGAFLAFTAVNLCVIRQFFNAKGSAHAMGVIGGLLFPLAGALADVWLLVSLEKTALVLGAVWFVLGLCYLGWITRCFRRAPPEVAI encoded by the coding sequence ATGACTTCATCATCACCTGCCGCCGAACCCGCGGCCCCGCGCAGCGCGCATCTGAAGCGCACGCTCGGCCTGCCTTCGGTTCTGCTGTTCGGCCTCGCCTACATGGCGCCGCTGATCGTCTACGGGACGTATGGCGTGCTGGCGAGCGCCAGCCAGGACACCGCGGCGCTCGCTTATCTGATCGCGCTGATTGCGATCGTGTTCACGGCGCTCAGTTACGGCAAGCTCGCGCGGCTCTTCCCGGTAGCCGGTTCGGCCTATACGTACACGCGCAAAACCTTCAATCCGCATCTCGGCTTCATGATCGGCTGGGCCACCTTGCTCGATTATTTTTTCCTGCCGATGGTGATCTGGCTAATCGGCGCCGCTTATCTGAGTGCCGCATTTCCGCACGTGCCGAGCTGGATCTGGATCGTCGCTTTCATTGTGCTGACGAGTGCGCTGAACATTCTCGGCCTCGAACTCGCGAACCGTTTCAACATCGTGCTGATGGTGGTGCAACTGGCGATCGTCGCATTGTTCGTGGTGCTGTGCTGCCACTATGTGACGGCGGCCGTTGGACCCGGCGGTCTCATTTCGGCCGAGCCGTTCTTCAAGCCGCACGTGCCGTTCTCGGCGACGATGGCCGGCGCCGCGATCGCCGCCTATTCGTATCTCGGCTTCGACGCGGTCTCTACGCTGACGGAAGAAACCATCGCCCCTGAAAAGACCATGCCCCGCGCCATCGTGCTGATCGCGCTGATCGGCGGCGCGATCTTCGTGATCGCGGCGTACACGGTGCAACTCGCGCATCCGGGCGCGGTGTTCAAGGACCCGGATTCGGCGGCCTTCGAAGTCGCGCGCAAAGTGGGCGGCGATATTTTCGTCACGGTGTTTCTGGCGGGTCTGATTCTCGCGCAGTTTGCCTCGGGCATCTCGGCGCAGGCGAGCGTGGGACGTCTGTTGTATGCCATGGGTCGTGATGAAGTGCTGCCCAAACGCATCTTCGGTTTCGTGCATCCGAAGTTCAAGACGCCGGCGCTGAACATCGCGATCGCGGGCGCAATCGGTCTCGTCGCCTTGAAGCTCGATGTGGCGACGTCAACGTCGTTCATCAACTTCGGTGCGTTCCTTGCGTTCACGGCGGTCAATCTCTGCGTGATTCGCCAGTTCTTCAACGCGAAGGGCAGTGCGCATGCAATGGGCGTGATCGGCGGCTTGCTGTTCCCGCTGGCCGGTGCGCTTGCCGATGTGTGGCTGCTGGTGAGTCTGGAGAAGACGGCGCTGGTGCTCGGCGCGGTGTGGTTCGTGTTGGGCTTGTGTTATCTCGGCTGGATCACGCGCTGTTTTCGCCGGGCGCCGCCGGAAGTCGCGATTTGA
- a CDS encoding helix-turn-helix transcriptional regulator produces the protein MELEWRDLAFHREIGAVIEALDSAQFWTRLTRALERYVAFDNWVALRFTPGEAPLVCAESPMPDGTVDTMFQDYLAALYQLDPFYIAATEKPASGFVTLADVAPDNFSMTDYYQRYFRKNIVGDEVHFNYMIDARHTLAFSIGATQRYGERDLAVLALCAPWVIALLRQRLPYEAFGTAQPALTEAGAETATATETETLVSTDTPAYAARFEQVASSGGRASLTAREVEVAMLTLSGFSTRAIAEKLAISFETVRAHKKHIYTKLNVNSQSELFALFYEAGRQGA, from the coding sequence ATGGAACTCGAATGGCGCGATCTGGCCTTTCATCGCGAGATCGGCGCGGTTATCGAAGCCCTCGATAGCGCGCAATTCTGGACCCGCCTCACGCGCGCGCTCGAACGCTATGTGGCCTTCGACAATTGGGTCGCGTTGCGCTTCACACCCGGCGAAGCGCCGCTCGTCTGCGCCGAATCGCCGATGCCGGACGGCACCGTGGATACGATGTTCCAGGACTATCTGGCCGCGCTCTATCAACTCGATCCGTTCTATATCGCCGCTACCGAGAAGCCCGCGTCGGGCTTCGTCACGCTAGCCGATGTCGCGCCCGACAACTTCTCGATGACCGATTACTACCAGCGGTACTTCAGGAAGAATATCGTCGGCGACGAGGTGCATTTCAACTACATGATCGACGCACGGCACACGCTCGCCTTTTCGATCGGCGCGACGCAACGCTATGGCGAGCGCGATCTGGCCGTGCTCGCGCTGTGCGCGCCGTGGGTGATTGCGTTGTTGCGGCAGCGTTTGCCGTACGAGGCGTTCGGCACGGCGCAGCCGGCCTTGACCGAGGCCGGCGCTGAAACGGCAACGGCAACGGAAACGGAAACGCTCGTGTCCACGGACACGCCCGCTTACGCCGCGCGCTTCGAACAGGTCGCCTCTTCGGGCGGCCGAGCATCGCTCACTGCACGCGAAGTGGAAGTGGCAATGCTGACCTTGAGCGGATTTTCGACGCGCGCCATCGCGGAGAAACTGGCGATCTCGTTCGAGACCGTGCGCGCACACAAGAAGCACATCTATACAAAACTGAACGTCAATTCACAGTCGGAACTGTTCGCGCTGTTTTACGAAGCGGGACGCCAAGGTGCATGA
- a CDS encoding NCS2 family permease — translation MIEPHAQPISEVGAESFDGKGFLDRYFEISSRGSSQRQEIVAGITTFLAMVYSVFVVPGMFGKAGFDTSAVFVAVCLTTAFGSLLMGVWARLPIAIGCAISLTAFTAFGLVLGKGLHPNVALGAVFLMGVVFTAISVTGVRSWILRNLPTGIAHGTGIGIGLFLLLIAANDVGLVVKNPGAGLPVALGNITALPAIMSVAGLAAIFGLVRRRVPGSILIVIVAISAIAFVIDPAMSFHGVFAVPSLSAPGHASLIGAMDIKGALSMAVLPSVLALVMTAVFDATGTIRAVAGQAGQLDANGRIINGGRALTADSLSSIFSGLLGGAPAAAYIESTVGVAAGAKTGMAAAVVGLLFLVVMFFSPLASLVPSYATAPALMYVGLLMLSNVSKLHMDDMVDSMSGLMCAVFIVLTANIVTGIMLGFATLVIGRVVSGEYRKLNVGTVVIAIVLVGFYLGGWAI, via the coding sequence ATGATAGAACCCCACGCCCAACCGATTTCTGAAGTCGGCGCCGAATCATTCGACGGAAAGGGCTTTCTCGACCGCTACTTTGAAATCTCTTCACGCGGCAGTTCGCAGCGTCAGGAAATCGTCGCGGGTATCACGACCTTCCTCGCGATGGTCTATTCCGTGTTCGTCGTGCCGGGCATGTTCGGCAAAGCGGGCTTCGACACCAGCGCGGTGTTCGTCGCCGTCTGTCTGACCACGGCTTTCGGCTCGCTGCTGATGGGCGTGTGGGCGCGCCTGCCGATCGCGATCGGCTGCGCGATTTCGCTGACGGCGTTCACCGCGTTCGGCCTCGTGCTTGGCAAGGGCTTGCATCCGAACGTGGCGCTCGGCGCGGTGTTTCTGATGGGCGTGGTGTTCACCGCGATTTCGGTGACGGGCGTGCGTTCGTGGATTTTGCGCAATTTGCCGACGGGCATCGCGCACGGCACGGGGATCGGCATCGGCCTGTTCCTGTTGCTGATCGCCGCCAACGACGTGGGTCTTGTCGTGAAGAATCCTGGCGCGGGTCTGCCGGTCGCGCTCGGCAATATCACGGCGTTGCCGGCCATCATGTCGGTTGCGGGTCTCGCGGCCATCTTCGGTCTGGTGCGCCGCCGCGTGCCAGGCTCGATCCTGATCGTGATCGTGGCGATTTCGGCGATTGCGTTCGTGATCGATCCGGCGATGTCGTTCCACGGCGTCTTCGCGGTGCCGTCGCTCAGCGCGCCGGGTCACGCTTCGCTGATCGGCGCAATGGACATCAAGGGCGCGTTGTCGATGGCGGTTCTGCCTAGCGTGCTGGCTCTCGTGATGACCGCGGTGTTCGACGCCACCGGTACGATTCGCGCCGTCGCGGGACAAGCGGGGCAGCTCGATGCAAACGGCCGCATCATCAACGGTGGCCGCGCCTTGACGGCCGACTCGCTGAGTTCGATTTTCTCGGGCCTGCTCGGCGGCGCGCCGGCAGCGGCGTATATCGAATCGACGGTCGGCGTGGCGGCAGGCGCGAAGACCGGCATGGCGGCAGCGGTGGTCGGTCTGCTGTTCCTCGTGGTGATGTTCTTCTCGCCGCTCGCCAGCCTCGTGCCTTCGTATGCAACGGCGCCCGCGCTGATGTACGTGGGTCTGCTGATGCTCTCGAACGTCAGCAAGCTGCATATGGACGACATGGTCGACTCGATGTCGGGCCTGATGTGCGCGGTGTTCATCGTGCTGACCGCCAACATCGTGACGGGCATCATGCTCGGCTTCGCGACGCTGGTGATCGGCCGCGTGGTCAGCGGCGAATATCGCAAGCTGAACGTGGGCACGGTTGTCATCGCGATCGTGCTGGTGGGTTTCTATCTCGGCGGCTGGGCGATCTGA